The DNA sequence CGctctgccctcccccctcagaGTACCCCAGCTTTCCCTCTGGACAGGACAGTTACCCCTACAGCAAACCGTACTCCTGTAACCAAAGCAACGGCAGCTTGGAACAGCCGCAGTCCCTGCGTTCTGTGCCGCCGACTGCAGGCGTGCAGGAGTACTACCCAACACCCTACCCCCCCTGCCGTCGTGGCCCCCAGGGCCCTGCCTGCTGCACCCAGTACCCTGCCGAGGGGTACAGGATGGGCCACTCACCCCACCAGAGCCCCCGGCCCGGGTACCACTTGCCTTACAGACACCccggtaagtgtgtgtgtgtgtgtgtgtgtgtgtgtggtagaagttaaattaaaagtcctattttttaatttattctgtatGGCTTTCACGTGAATGTCATCAAGGTTTTAATATGGAATGCTGTTGTGAATTCTGCCCTCTAGTTATTGGAGAATAAGacttaatgacaaaaaatagaaaaataagcaGAGCTACCACATGCTTTCAGCAATTccctgatttgaaccaatcattgttttctgcagtttttgttttcttccaacTAGTTGATGACCAGTGTTGTATTATTCATAGTAGTAATAGATTACTTGTAATTTGGAATACttaatcagattttaaaaataaactgtaaatgtaaatagcCCAAAATATGCATAATATATTTAGTTACTTTTCTATAAATTATTACATGATTACATTCTGTGCAGCTTCAACATATAGTGTACACGTGTCATACAAACACAtcaaatgtacacacatgtaaTACATATCCTATCACACATGCACCACATGCACACCTACAAACTATGAGTAGGAGGTGAGTGTATTTATGTAAGGAAATAAGGAAATAAGAACCCAGTCTTGTCAGAGAGGTGTCAACTAAAGTATTTTGCAAACACATTTGTCCTAGAATTTACTTGGCTAATGAAAAGTGTAGTAATCCAAAAATAATGAGATTAGATTACACCTTTTGAGTAATCCTACTGATTACATTACTAATCctttttgttgtcatttgtaATCAGTAGCGATTACACTTGCGAAGTAATCTGCCCAACACTGTATAAAGACTGACTTCTCATCATGAGATAAATGAAACCTCACTCTCCTTTTACTACTGACCCCAATTTCCTCTGCTGGGATTGAGCAATTGCTGAGAAATCATTCCTCTTTTTGTAAGTGCATTTATAGGAAGGCCTGAAGTAAACATCATGGTAGCAGTGCAGACACAGTTATAAGTTTAATTCCTTTTTTCAGGTTGAAGTGAAAATGGTTGAAGTAATGAATACTTATGCTAAGGGGCTATCAGTTTGGACACAGTTTGTCCTGTAAACAGAATGTGCATCTGTCCTTGAGATGTCCAAACAGTAGAGGTTTTAGAACTTGTTTGCCAAACAGGCTGGACTTAGTTAGGCCTCCTCTCTTGGTATAAATGAAGCAGTGCAGTGTGCCTTGCCAGCCAAGATAGGACATGCTCTCTTTAGATACAGTGccacatcattaaaaatgtgtgtgtagcatTCAGACCGGTGGAGAACCGGATTTTTCTTGGCCACGCCTACCAGTGGAGAGAACACGTGCACCTGGTTTGTGTTAACTAATCTGCCCAGGTGCTTGAAGGTGTGTTCCCCTCCACAGTATAGGGCCAAGGCCAAGACTACACACTGAGAGAGCgtgtgtttgagttttttttgtcagagcACCAAAAGATGGCGAAAGAaactggtcagctgaaaagttgGTCAGCTGAGGTCAGTAgtgagctgaaaagctgtcgctgggttttgctttcttttgtctttattttagtttgttgtttttgtttatagttTTCGCCCAGAACCCATGAGGGGtaagggtgaaggtgtttatttgattttgtgttggtCTGCAAATGACAGTGCACACCCAGAACggctgcatctccctcccaggggtgtcacaccggCATGTGACAGTGTAATTAAGTCataataatgattaaattaatattgtttaCATtgatcataaatatttatttgatccTGAACAATATACAGACTGATACAATATAACTGCTGAactaatttatttgaaattaatatgCAGTACGGGTTGGGGCACCTGGAGAAACGTAGGCTCTCCCTGCCTGGAGGGGAAGCTGTCTCTTAGCAGAGCTCAATGTGAGCACTTCTTTTTCTGGGCTCTATTTTCCTGCCGGTACATGGCTTGTTGAGAGCCGTTGGACTGGCAAAATGGTATTTTCGTCATGGATTTTGACAAGCTGTTTGATAATTTCCTGACTCACCGTGCACCGAAGTGCATGAGATACGCACTGCATACAGACTGATAGTGGATGAGATATgcactgcatacacactgaTAGTGGATGAGATTCATACTGCATACACACTGATAGCGGATGAgatacacactgcatacacactgaTAGTGGATGAGATATgcactgcatacacactgaTAGCGGATGAgatacacactgcatacacactgaTAGTGGATGAGATTCATACTGCATACACATTGATAGTGCATGAGATACGCACTACATACACACTGATAGTGAATGAGATTCATACTGCATACACATTGATAGCGGATGAGATACACACTGATAGTGAATGAGATTCATACTGATAGTGGATGAGATACGCACTGCATATACACTGATGGTGGATGagatacacactgcacacacattgaTAGTGGGTGAGATACGCACTACATACACACTGATAGTGGATGAGATACgcactgcatacacactgaTAGTGGATGAGATACgcactgcatacacactgaTAGTGAATGAGATTCATACTGATAGTGGATGAGATACAAACTGATAGTGGATGAGATACACACTGCTTCCCATGCTTCTTGAAATTTTCGATATTACATTAAAaaggaaacccatttcatttttatttctgtaatgccTCTGTCTTCATGGTTTTTAATGTGACATTATTGTGTATGTTAACAGCATACATTATAAGATATGGACCCCAGGTAGAGTAGTTGTTGCTTATGGTACAGCTAACGGGGATCCAAATAAAATAGAGCGAATAAAGCATAAATGGCCACACTGGTCATTCTTTTACATAAgtcattcttattttttgggtgggggtgtttaAATGTGACCTGTGACGTAAGATACACAGTATAAGATGGGTAGtagtttaaattttaaaaatattttagtccTTTTTTCCTCTATCTCTACCAGGTCCAGACCACTGTGGGTGTCCTGAAGCAGGCTCCACGCAGAGGTAAATGAGAAAACAATGCTGCCCTTGTCTTGAATAAATTTATACTGTTTGTCTTGGACTCAACAAGCTTAACCCCTCaattaatgtaaaaacataCAAAGAAGCCCATTGGACATGAGTGGCCCTGGGCCTGTACTGATAACCACCTCTgtgcaggagtgctgatctgggatcCGTATAGCCTTTAAGTCCAAATGGATGTGGATCAATGATCATATTCTGAGATGCTTTATGTATATGTGCACACCATGTCGGCTCGAAAAACAAAGTCGGTTGTGTTATAGGAGGGTCCATAATAAGATTATATCAATCTTTATAGTCCCTGGCAAGCAGTTCATTGCAGCCTACAATACTGTAGATGAtggcacaaaaacaacaaacgcaTAGATCAGAGGTTTCAGGGGTGTAACTTCAGttctggagagccgcagtgtctgctggtttaactccagttctggagggccacagtcctggagggccacagtgtttGGAGGTTTAACTTCAAACCTGCAGTGCCGGTAggtttttttatgatttcccTTCAAACAGCAGACAGTTGAAAACAAGATGTGTGGACTCTAGCCAATCATTGTACTAAATTAAGCTCTTAAGTGTTGAAACACCTAAAACCAGCACTGTCTGACTCCCCTGGCATaggtcaaatcaaatcaaatcaaatttatttataaagcacgtTTAAATACAATCCACattgaccaaagtgctgtatAGGCAGGTACAATGTGTTAGATTACATAAAAGCAGTCTGTTTGGAggatatttttaatttgggcaTGTTGTTACACCCTGTCCCTTTCTTTCCCCCAGTGTATATCCCCATGCACATCTGAGACAGAACACCGCCATTTGTGCACCCCTGTCACTGGAACAACGTaagtactacccccccccccccaaccctttcATTCCTAACTTCTGAGTATGAGTTTAAACACTTCTGTCACGTTTACGAAACACTGTACAAAAGAAAAGTACAATTTTGCCTTTGTCGTCAAGTGGAGATACTTGGATTTGACTGCAGTCACtcattttttgttcttattgagcTGTTATTATGAAGCCCATCCAGGTACAGGCAGAGCATTTTTAATCCTCAGGTTGTCAGTCACGTTTGTGCGTACCGAGTGAACTCTTTGATCTTATCTTCACAGGGAAGGTGTTCGTCACATACGAGGCAGACAGCGAAAAACACGTCAATGAAATCATCAAGTTTGTGGCCTTGCTGCGACACAATGGCTTCGATACGCACGTAGGTTCTCACCTTGCGGATGTGGTGGCTGACGCCAGTGAGTGTTACTGGTGAAAATAATCGCTGGTTTTGTAAAAATGAGGTCGTCAGATTGAAATTTGCTTGGTGAGGTTATTGTTATTTTCGTTTCGGTGAGGTGGAAGACTACGTGGCGCAAGGCTGCCTCACTGTGGGATTTTCATGAGCAAGTGCAGATTGAGTAAAATTgctttctctccttctgtctaGTTAAACCTTTTCACTTGACTAAGACTtggcttttgttgtttttttttttgttctgttttctacAGATTGATGTATTCGAGCAACAGTTTAGAAGCATCAGCAAAATTGACTTCATGGAGAAGTTCATAAATGAggtaaaagaagaaaataattgaCACCCTTTCGCTCTCTGGAAGGTGGAAAGTTCTAGCCTGACCCATGAGGCTACAGTATGTGGTAGAGTAGGGAGCTAAGCAGTGGCTAAGTGGCTGAGAAAACCAAGGTTAGAATGTCCTGGTGGCGCAGCCAGTAAAGGCATCAAGTTTCAGTGCAGAGCTGActagtacagtgtatgttttaATCTTGCCGGATCACTTTTCAGCTAGTGATAGGACGTCCCTGGGACATAATTGGCCCCATGGGAGGGATAGGTGACTAGggtcagtctctccctctcattgcTATCGACCTCTGCTGGTAATGGAGAGGCTGTTCGAGTTTGAGTGCCAGTAAAGGGACATcctgacattttacatttcctttaTATGGTCACaacaaaaggtgaaaaaaaacagtggctgGCTTTGCTAAGGAGGAAACTAATACTTGGCTTCGCCCTCTGGGATTATGGTGTATGTTGTAGATGAGGAGTTCTACTAGGATTGTGAATTGGCCACGACTAAACTATGTTCTGCCACCTGATGATTCGGCAGGTTGTCTTATGGCAACCCACACTTCCTGTCAGTGTTGCATGCTTCATGTTCACACATGTTCAGAGGCTTCCTTTTCAACACAAAGTctttaaaccaggggtgtctaattttatctgaaaagggccgttgtgggtgcaggtttttgttttagctcagtacaagacatctgattctactcatCCAGGTCTTCATTAAAGGCCGTGACTAGTTAATTCAATGAATCAGGTGTCGTACTGCtttgctaaaacaaaaacctgcacccatgtCTGCCCTTTTCAGATAGGATTGGGAAACCCTAATATAAACACTCTTTTGGTGTGTTTATATTAGGAGTTATTTTGGTGCTGGATGCACATTAAAGAAGTAAGTTGGGAAAGCTTCCTGTCCTGACTATGCagacaaaaatgtttgtttttgattgaaAACCTGTGTCTCATTGTGGAAAAAATCACCTGTGGCTTTATCACCAGCTGACGAGCTGTGCTCTGTCCCTCTAATAGAAAGACTACCTGATCATCATAGCCATCAGCCCTAAGTACTACGAGACGGTGACAGGTGCACTCATCAACATGGAGAATGACGAGAGGACCCTTAACACAGTTTACATACACAAGCAGGTGGGATTTGCTCTTTTCTGGTGTAGCCAGTGGAATGCATTTAAAACCAGTTTCTTCCACTGTTCAAGTTTCTTGCCTGCGTCTTTCACTGGTGTGTTCGTCTACCACAGATTTTCGTTGTGAagtctttttctgtttgtctcagAATTAGACTGTTGAGCCATTGGTATTTCACAGTTGGCTCACTAACCAGGCAGGCTGGGTGTGTCATATTTTGATGTGTTATCTGCATACCATTTGCCTAATTATACTCTATGATGTAAACAAAGTAATATCCAAAAGAAATTTGCTTGTCAAGTGCCACATTGGCTGTAGCTCATCCAGAACCATCAGTTAATCCAGTGTCACAGCTAGGGTAGTTGAGGTCTCACAATCCAATTTATTTGTCCACAATGTTGTTGTATGGTGGATCTCTCAGTTGTTGGTTCCTACTGAGCTCATAACACACCTCGGGAAAGAAACCTGTTTATTTCTGCCAAAACATATGAAGTCAGTCCACTGTGCAAGTGCCTGACTCAAATAATAGCAGGTGTGGTTCAACTGGTTCAATGGCTGATTTTATTGATCATCAAATCTGTACATCAAGCATAGACTGGTACAATAAGTTAAAATTGCCTACTGTAGAGAAGATAATCTTATCTTAAAGAGTATCTTATGTTTCTTTTTACTTAGAGAATGTCTACTGAATTATGGaatccagaattttaatataatCTCAGATATTAATATTGAGTTTTGTGTATTTCAGCTACAGAATGAgttcattcaaaatggctgccgaaATTTCAGATTCATTCCTATTCTGTTTCCTGGTGCAAAAAAGGTAACACACTTTCTGCAAATGTTCTTGGCAGCTTGACCAGCAATGTAACCCTGGAATTAATGGTGACTTCAGCTACACAGTAGTTTTTCATCACACCCCTTTTTGCTGAGAAAGATTGCTATTTCTTTCTTGTCGCATGATGTGCTGTGGTTTTGCATTTGCCTCCTTTTGCCTTTGAGCAACATATCAAgcgatgttttatttttcctttctgttctgtaatTTTGCACTGTACTTACAACAATACGTAATAACCATTGGGCAGATTGCCTATGATTCTAAACTCTCAAAACGCATttcagcaaatgcaaacatttcacctAAAATGTAGCTGCACAGCCTGTTGTTCGTAATGAACTGTGTaagaatagtaataataatgttctcACCTTGCTAAAGCTGACCTTAGCCTCTTTGTCTCAGTGCCATGTCCCCACCTGGCTCCAGAACACCCACGTGTACAGCTGGCCCAAGGACCGGGACGACATCCTGCGTCGGCTGATGCGGGTGGAGAAGTACAACCCCCCTCCCATCGGTCCACTGCCCACGATCGTCTCCATCCCCCTGTAGCGCGTTCCTCGGGGGCTGGGGCGCCTGCCCTGGTTTGGCAGGTCTGGGGTTTGGACGCTGTCAGTCTGCAGAGGAGGAGGTTCCACAGGGGCGCACACTTTTCCAGGCCTGGTGACCTGCTTACTGTTCATTAGCAGCAGCGTCGTCTCACTGGCCCCGCCTCTCACCTCAAATCCAGCcacaatcccagaatgcaccctggacattccttagggatttgaaatgtaattatgtaaatacTGTGTGCGTTTGGTTTGGTGGGGATGAGTTGAACAGTGGATTTGTCTTTTCTACAGACCCTTTGTTTGCTCCCAAGTCCTCAGAGCTTTATTTGCAGTAATCGAGATGGCTTCCCATTGCCTTGCGTGTCAGGATCtgaaatgtgcatatatatgtagtGAAATAGGGGAAGTTTTGGGGAACTCGATCAATGAAATTAACACACATTTGCTGCATTTTCAAATCCCACATAATCTCACAATGCTGTGCAACAAGCACTATGAAAACAGTCAAGGCACATCAACCTCCTCCTTGCTCAGGTAATCCAATGATCATAGTTAGATGTTTTCAAATGGAGAAATGTCCTGAGCCTCTCCTGGTGGAAAAACAGCTTTAGATTCTCGTGGTGGGAAGATCACCCAACTCTTTCCAGATAAAGgaactgtttctctctctccaagtGGAAAAAACACCTTATAAATGGCCATCTGACTGCCAGTTCCTTTGGAACAAACATGGAGGCAATGTTGGTGGATATAAGTATGTTGATCAGGCATTGAATTTGGTGGTCCAATAGTGTTTCAGTTTGCGTTGATGATCTTGATTGTCACTGGCAGATTTTGCAGCCTGGGAGCACAGTAACAGTATGAGAAGTAAACGTGTGCACGTGCCTGCCAAACCTACCAAGTGCGTAGTGGTGCTCTGAGGATCGGAGGAAAGAGTGGTCACAGTTAAACAAGCCTTTCCAAAGTACATATCTGGAATGACTGTCACTGTAGTGTACATAAATCTTGTGAATTCAGCCTGTGACTGATGGTAatggctgtttatttttctcttgttGAGagcaaagatgttttttttcctcttcagctGAATGCAGAACTACCACAGTTAGCAGGGATATGAGAGATATGATCAtcatgcaatttaaaaagcCCTTCTAAGTAAAAGCCTATGCTGTAGTCTACTGTGCATTTTATGCATAACATGATTTTGATAATCTGTGTAGAAGAAATATTTCTTCAGTTACCTGAAGTGTAGACTACTTTTATAAACATCTGCTGCCAGAGGCTTTCTtgcacccattttttttttaaaatactggtTTGCGGAATCTCTGTAATATTCTCAGGTACAGGACAGGACTTCACGTGATCTGCAGATTTCAGACTTTAATCTGCgcgctgtctgtgctgcattCCATTATGTAATATGATTAATAGTGTTGACTGTGAAGTGTGTTTTACCGATGAACATCGGACTGCCAAAACCTGCTGGAAAGGCAGTTGATATTCGTTGTGGGGGTATTAAATCATGTTATATCACATAACAATGTATGGCCTTTGTGAAGCCACAGATGTGTACCTCCTACTTGGATTTTTAGACTGTCTACCATGACTATGCCTATTCCTCAACTTCATATGATTTGACTGACAAACCTCAGTAATATCTTGTGTGGactttttccctttcccttttaCTTTATCCCTTTCCCTTTTACTTTATCCTTGATTATGGGTCTAAGAGCATAACAATGGTAGGGTAGgtctgtacatacagtacaataatgGTAGAAAGGAAAAGTCCTGCTATGCTCTGACCTTTCCTCGGTGTTCTGTTGCAAAACAGCATTCAGTCACCATGGCTGCCtgactggctttttttttttgttgttgattgagttttagtttatttctgaatattatggcattttcagcatttcagttttttttccaatctgaaatgcacaacatgttgtgtaaaataaaatggatttatgATGAATCACTGCTGTTTGTCTCAGTAGTTACAGTTTGTTCTGTGGTTTCCTTCCTCAAATGTGCTATGTGGAAAGGATGACTAGAAAATgaaacttggaaaaaaaatctgtttactgTAATGTCCATGAAAATGGGAAGCTGAGACAGATCGGCAGTTCCCAGAGAAaacaggcatgtgtgtgcgcgtgtgtgtgcgtgcgtgtgtgtgtgcagtatttatatgtactgtacatacccTCAGTATAGTGCCACTCACCATTTTCATGAacacattgctttttttttgttttttttgttaaaatttgaGATTTTTGGCTTTGGTGAACTGTCATTAACTATTCATAATTGGActaattgtgaaatatttatccTCCTGTAAATAATTGCAaataaatttcaattaaaaaaaaagaataaaaaagaattgtTCTCTTTATTCCAACAAATTAGGCTGAATAAATAATTGAGTAGTCTTGCTTTCTGTAAATTTATGCATTCTGTAACTGTCTGCACTGTATAGCATATCTATTTGATCCCATTTCATGTGGTCATAATACCTGTACAATTAAACTGTAACTACAAAATTATATAAAGAGCAAGTCACATGTGCATAGTCACAGCATATGTAAAGGAATATTCCTACATTTAGGAAATAGCCTTACAAGACAGCACAAACAGTTTAAAATGCAAGTGGATACCCACGCACCGGATATTTTCCCAAATTGTGTACACACAGTTTGTTTGGGACTAtcaacaaaatatgaaaactggGCCAATAAACACAATCAGGCTAAAGGATGaatatcaacataaaaacaacttgaggtaaacatttctgAAGCGTAGGCTGCCAAAATAACTCCCATATTAATTTTATGTATCTTGTTTTGATTAATTCATCTGGGAGTTATTGTCAGCCTACAACTcaggaaatgtagtttttatcTCAATATTTATCCTTTAGTCTTAGTAAATTGTAGGTACTAAGGTGGCATTCCAGTTACCCCTGAAGCCTTCAAGCCCTCAATGAGGTCTCATTTTCATCACCTTCCATGACATCACCAAGCAATCGTTCCAGCACCTGAGGGATTGAGAGGCAGTTGTAAAAATGAGTATTCCTTTACCCACGCCCCCACTTTTACTCTTCATTTTCTGCGTTGCATTTTAAGCCTTAATAAGGCAGAGATATCTACTGTAGATGGGGAGAtcccaaattaaaaatagttcattttaattacacttAATTTATGATGGCAGTTAGTGTCAGATAGCCGAGCAAtgatttgaacttttttttttattagaaatttTCTTTATTGAACAAAGTGCCTAGAAGGAGCTGTGGATATATTTGATATACCTGAATGTTATCCAGTGCCGAAGATCAAAACCCTGTCAAAACAAGCAGACCAAGTTCTTTGTGAAGGTAATCACGTTAGTGAAGCATAATTATTCCCTGCAGGGGAAGGTGTGTGTGGGATTGGCTACCTGTGTTTGGCTGAGAGGAAGAAGGGCATGTTATGATTATTAGTAATCATAACTAAAGAAAGTTCATAATGTAAGTGCTCCAATGCGTTTTTCAAGCATCAAAGACATGAAAGCTGGAACACCTGAAGCTCTACTTTCTGCATAAAATCTGAATCTAGAGGACACCAGTACTGGCATTTAAGCTGGGATATAATGTACCATCTTTCCACGTAAATGTCCTCAGGGCTTAAAGCTGACATTAATGAGCTACAATTATGCCACTGAAAAGATTTCTATCATGAAGAAGGAGAATTTTCACcaatttacacattttcaaGGCAAGCCATTCTCAGTCTTACAGAAAGTTTCACACTTTCAaatttctgtgtctgtgctgtgcagtcCTGTGActtttttagataaaaaaaaatatggactaGAATAAAATCTAGAAAGATTCTGTTATATAACGTCAAACTACTGCACATGTTCTTCAGATAGCAATGCAACCTAGGACTTTCTgattttcaaaaacagaacaaaagttaaataaatttgTCATTGATATTCAAGATTCCTTTCCACTTTTTTGGAGCACTTTGGAGCCACAACAacattcttgtttagggccaccaaaaccctAACTGGACTCTGATGCCAGCGCTCTTACGTGATTTGTCAGCAGCAAATCAATTGTGAATGCCGTAAGGTGTAAAGGCCATAGGTAAGCTATACAGAAATCATTTAGATAAGCTTAATCTTGGGCTTCAAAGAGTTAGGCTTACTGTGAACAAGACTTCTGCACAGGAGGGCAGATATACAGTATTAATGCAGGTTTTATTAAGCCTATGTGGCACCGGACAACACTGCACTGTGGTGCACAGCTGCTAGTAATGGCTGAGAAGCTGCTGAAAATTAGGGTAAGATCATTACTAGTGAATGCAATTATGTTTCTCCTACATTTTACGTTGCTGTGGACAGGAGCTCCGGCTAAATGAACATAATACAACGTTTCAGgagttttcatttcatgttgCACCCATGACCTTCCTATGGGCGTCTCCCAAGGCTCCATACTTggccccctcctctttccccGTTATATGtaatcacttgttttcattagcctcataaaaatattattttacaagtGCTGTTTTTCAGCAATCAATATTTAGGCAACTTAGATTCAATGCCCACACATtaagacttttcttttttttttgactcgcCAACATTTTTCTCTTAACATTCTGCACTAATTTCTGTGATCGGAGTTCTTATCcttgttttaattaatatgaTCAACCCCATTACACCACATAAgcaacaaatgaacaaatacaatggaatttcatttaaaatgcatgcgtTTTTTAATGGCAAAACCTATCTGAAAAAAGCCACTGAAACAATGGGAGGCAGGGTAATGGAAAAGATTTCCGAACGGCCGGTGTTTGCGAAGTGCAttcaagaaattaatttttttgtgaaaagctgcaaaaaaagaaaaaaaaaaaactggcaaatgATTTATATGATATTTGGCAAACATTAGCTTGCACGTCACATGAGTCATGAAACATCTCTAAATGATACATAGTTCTGGCTGGCACACCATTGCCTAAAGGTCAACATGGCTACACTGAAaatctctttcattctctctcagcCCTCTCCCCCATAATTCACACCTGAGTCATTTAGCAGCTGATGTTAAGCAAAGCGATTCACAAGAAACTCACAGAGCGTTTCGCATGAACAAACACTGGAGGAAAAGACGAAAACAGCTACACAAAGTGATGGGACGGCCAGCCGCAGAGAGGACGCTGAATGAAGAGTTGGAGTGTATGGTGTAATCATCGTCTGAAGATCAGAAGGGGCTGTACATTCAGTTTAGTAAGCCATGGCAAGCGATTTGAATTTGGCTGGTAGGTCAGTAGTCCAGACTAGAGATTAAAAGGGCTTAGACATGCAGTCGTGTAACCTTCTGGGTGAGGAAGAATTCTCCTAATTTTGTGAagggacattttctttttttaagagggGGGGGAAGTGGAAGAAAGtttcttcaaaatgtttttttatgggcctcttttctattttctttttaaatgtattattcatgttGGGATTATGTAGtatttatatttccaaaataaacatCATGGACATCAAAACTAAGGCCACGTGTATCCATTGTGCT is a window from the Anguilla anguilla isolate fAngAng1 chromosome 3, fAngAng1.pri, whole genome shotgun sequence genome containing:
- the LOC118224137 gene encoding adapter protein CIKS-like isoform X2 translates to MANGHSYSCDSSQSGYDPYHLTLDLPSGCDAPFPSRADGCPSCPHLHKGAWPPPSYGSSFYRGGGYSDSLPLCPPPSEYPSFPSGQDSYPYSKPYSCNQSNGSLEQPQSLRSVPPTAGVQEYYPTPYPPCRRGPQGPACCTQYPAEGYRMGHSPHQSPRPGYHLPYRHPGPDHCGCPEAGSTQSVYPHAHLRQNTAICAPLSLEQRKVFVTYEADSEKHVNEIIKFVALLRHNGFDTHIDVFEQQFRSISKIDFMEKFINEKDYLIIIAISPKYYETVTGALINMENDERTLNTVYIHKQLQNEFIQNGCRNFRFIPILFPGAKKVPCPHLAPEHPRVQLAQGPGRHPASADAGGEVQPPSHRSTAHDRLHPPVARSSGAGAPALVWQVWGLDAVSLQRRRFHRGAHFSRPGDLLTVH
- the LOC118224137 gene encoding adapter protein CIKS-like isoform X1 encodes the protein MMKFATLPTESLNCPEENDETLSEGSLSSAVSSLRPNWRNLHIPSPAASSLSRMANGHSYSCDSSQSGYDPYHLTLDLPSGCDAPFPSRADGCPSCPHLHKGAWPPPSYGSSFYRGGGYSDSLPLCPPPSEYPSFPSGQDSYPYSKPYSCNQSNGSLEQPQSLRSVPPTAGVQEYYPTPYPPCRRGPQGPACCTQYPAEGYRMGHSPHQSPRPGYHLPYRHPGPDHCGCPEAGSTQSVYPHAHLRQNTAICAPLSLEQRKVFVTYEADSEKHVNEIIKFVALLRHNGFDTHIDVFEQQFRSISKIDFMEKFINEKDYLIIIAISPKYYETVTGALINMENDERTLNTVYIHKQLQNEFIQNGCRNFRFIPILFPGAKKCHVPTWLQNTHVYSWPKDRDDILRRLMRVEKYNPPPIGPLPTIVSIPL